From a single Candidatus Bathyarchaeia archaeon genomic region:
- a CDS encoding DUF5615 family PIN-like protein, with protein sequence MKRILLDEMYSGLKEYFELLGWEVLTVSDAGLQGAKDEDIILYAKKNDLILVTQDQKIADMAEVMQAKYVLVSSGLIAKVADEKIREKYPETRN encoded by the coding sequence TTGAAGAGGATACTATTAGATGAAATGTATTCCGGATTAAAGGAATATTTTGAACTTCTGGGGTGGGAAGTTTTAACAGTCAGCGACGCAGGGCTTCAGGGGGCAAAAGATGAGGATATAATTTTGTATGCGAAGAAAAACGACTTGATACTTGTAACCCAAGATCAAAAGATAGCTGATATGGCTGAGGTAATGCAGGCTAAATATGTTTTAGTGTCAAGCGGATTAATAGCCAAAGTAGCCGACGAGAAGATAAGGGAAAAATATCCTGAAACCAGAAATTAG